The Leifsonia sp. ZF2019 DNA segment GCTCTGCGGCGCGAACTTCAGGATGGCCAGGGCCTCCTGAGCCTGCTTGCCGCGGATCAGGTTGACGACGCGGCGGGCCTTCATGGGGGTGACGCGGATGTGTCGCACGCGTGCGATCGACTCCACCATTTCTCTCCTCCTTTTCGCCTCCGCGTTAGCGGCGGCGACCCTTCTTGTCGTCCTTCACGTGGCCGCGGAAGGTACGCGTCGGCGCGAACTCGCCGAGCTTGTGACCGACCATGGTCTCGGTGACGAACACCGGGATGTGCTTGCGACCGTCGTGCACCGCGATGGTGTGACCCAGCATGGCCGGGACGATCATCGAGCGGCGCGACCAGGTCTTGATCACGTTCTTGCT contains these protein-coding regions:
- the rpsS gene encoding 30S ribosomal protein S19, which translates into the protein MPRSLKKGPFVDEHLFRKVVAANEANSKNVIKTWSRRSMIVPAMLGHTIAVHDGRKHIPVFVTETMVGHKLGEFAPTRTFRGHVKDDKKGRRR